A stretch of DNA from Spirosoma endbachense:
TATAACCGGCATAGGGCCCAAACACGTTGTTCATCCCCCGGTCGAAGGGGAGCGAGAAATCATAGACACCCCGCGAGACCTGTACCTGATTGGCAATCTGGAAATACTGCCTGGAATGGAAATCATCGGTCGTTTGGGTTGGCAGCGCATTGAATGTCATGCGTTCGAGGGCATCCATGTAAGCCGGTTCGCCCGTAATGCCAATGATTTCTTCCAGCGAAAACATGGTTTCAACAATGGCGCAGAGTTCAACGCCTTGTGTCGGTTCGTTGCCGTGCAGATCCTCATCACCCGAAAACATGCCGTGAGGGAGACCATGAAGAGTCATGAGGTCATGAAAACCGGTCTTCACGGCCGACAGATACTTTGCGTCTTTTTTGCCCCGGTAATATTCGGCGGGTAGTTTCAGCCCCATGCCCACATTAACAGCGTGCCTATCCATCCAGCGTTGGCTCGTCTGGTTGACGGCTGCCCCAATGGCCCAGTTACGACCACCAAGCAGGTCGGTCCAGTTGGTCGTTTGTTTATAAAGCATATCCGCCAGATCGAGCAGGAATTTGTCGCCGGTCTGGTTGTAAAGCCAGTACACGGCCATGATATTGTCGCCCCCGCGCGACTCGGCCCATTCGGTCCATTTGTTGAGGGGGCAGGTTTTCAGACTTTCATGCTGGTAGCGAAAATACCGGGTCATGAACGGAATGACCCGTTTGTCGTTCGTAGCGGAATAGTATTGTTGCAGGACTTTCAGCATCACCATGCGAGGCCACCAGTCTTCACCATCGGCGCAGGAATTCATTTTACCTCTGTTGGCAACTTCCTGTTTGGTATAAGGGCCAAAAAAACCGTTGGGCCGCTGATGCTCAAGACTCCAGTTAACGTATTTCTGGACTTTGTCTTTCAGCGTTTTATCGTCCAATAAATACGCCAGCGGAACGGCACCATCGAGCCAGTAGGGTGTTTCTTCCCAACCATCGCCTTTACCACCCAGCCAGCCGTTATCGTCTTTGATCTTAGGGTAATACTCATCCAGATGACCAGTGGACCCATCACGCATGACCTCGAGCTGGTGATGAAGCCAGCCATCGGGTTTGATGGCTCCAAGCGGCAATTCAAGGTATTTCTGCGGAGCCAGTGGAGTCCGATTGTTGCCAGAGGTTGCTTTCTGTGCGTATGAATTGACGACGGTTACTAGAAGAACTATAGTCAGGCTAAGGAAGGTAGATTTCATGGTAGTAAGGTAAGTACACCTATCGGCGAAAGTCCTGGATAATAAAATCAATTACTTTCCCGTTGCCAGTTGCTTGATCAATGTCGTTTCTTTGGGATCGAAAACCGAGCCATCGGGGCGAAAAATATCGTGAAACCAGACTTTTGGTTCTTCGCCACTGGGCATTGGAGCGTCCCAGGCATAGATGGTATTGGTTTTCCCTTTGACCAGCCCCCAGTTTATGGCCCCAACTTTATACTTTTTGAATACGGGCAGACAGGTTTCAAACAAACTGTTACGGGTTCTGGCCATGTATTCGGTGCAGATGAGTGGTCGGCCAAGTTTCTGGAGGTCAAGGATTTGCGCTTCCAGCTTGGGCGCTTCAGAATAATTGTGGAACGTTATGATGTCGGACTGGCTGAACATCAGGTCGTTCGATAGGGGATGGTCATTCCACCAGCCCGCCGTGATGGGTTGGGATGGTCGCACGGATTGTGCCCAGACAAATGTCTTCGTCAGCAAAGGCAGAACCGCATCGTTGTAGCCGTTGTTGGACGGCTCATTGAACAAGTCCCAGACTATGACTCGCTTGTCGTTCCCGAATGCAGTAAGTACGCCTTTGGTATATTGTTCCAGACCGCCCCATGTGCGTGAATCGAACAGACGTTTAGTTCCTGGTGAGCGGGCCCAGCCTGAGTTGTGTTTGCCCGTAACCGGCTCCTGTTGTTTGCCTGATTTGGGGTCGTCGTTCCAGCAGGAATCGAACAGCACAAACATAATTTTGATATGATGTTTATCGGCGATTTGCAGAAATTGATCGATCCGTTTTTTGTAGCCTTCAGCGTCCTGCTCCCAGACCAGGTTATGCAGAAACACCCGCATAATATTCATCCCGATCGATTCGGCATACCCCAGTTCACGGTCAATAGTCGCCGGATCGAACGATTCGGCCTGCCACATTTCCAACTGATTGATGGCGGTGCTGGGAATAAAATTGGCCCCTACCAGAAACGGTTGCGTTTTATACCAGTCGTTTGCTTGCTGGGCAGACCAGCGCTGAGCCGTTGCTGAATAGTAGAACGAAAGGCTGATGAACAGGAGGTTAAGTAATCGACGAATCAAGTAGAATCGGGTTGATTTCATAAACACAGTCAGAATATAGATAGGGGAAACCAGCACCAGGTTGGCCTTACACCTATAAAGGCGATTTTAATGCAATCTATCCTGCTTCATGAAGTTTTTGTGATTGATGTGAGCGGACAGTTAACTTGCGGCATGAAACTGTACCTCGTGCCGACGCCCATCGGCAATCTCGACGATATTACCCTCCGGGCCATTAAAGTGCTTCAAAGTGTCGACGCAGTCCTGGCCGAAGATACCCGTACATCGGGCGTGTTGCTCCGTCATCTGAATATCAGCAAACCGCTCCATAGCTACCACATCTTTAATGAACATCAGACCGTTCAGCGGCTGGTGAATCAACTGAAAGAAGGGAAAACACTGGCGCTTGTTTCCGATGCCGGAACACCTGGTATCTCAGACCCCGGTTTTCTTCTGGTTCGCGAGTGTATCAAAAACGACATAACCGTCGAATGCCTGCCCGGACCAACCGCTTTTGTACCGGCACTGGTTAATTCGGGCCTTCCCAACGACCGATTTACCTTTGAAGGGTTTCTGCCCCACAAAAAAGGCCGTCAAACCCGACTTTCCGAATTGGCCGAAGAAGAACGGACCATGGTGTTCTACGAATCACCCCATCGATTGATCAAAACCCTGCAACAGTTTTCGGAGGTGTTGGGTCCCGATCGGCCGGCCAGTGTTTCGCGTGAGTTAACAAAAGTTTTCGAGGAAAATCAGCGGGGATCGTTGTCCGAACTAATTGCGTATTTTGCCCAAAAAACGATAAAGGGTGAGCTTGTTATCTGCGTTCAGGGAAAAGAACCGGCCAAAGGGAAGGCCAAACGACAGTATGAAAATGACGTTGATGACAACGAAGACGATGAATAGCAACCGGATAGTGAAACAAATAATCGGCAGTTTTCTGCTCGTTCTTCAACTCATACTCAGTAGCCATCAAGAAGCAGTAGCGCAGCCCTTTTCGCCGTCGGCGCAGGTGAGTTTGCTCACGTTCGGGTCAGGAGAGGAGCTGTATTCTGTTTTTGGACATACGGCCATTCGTATTTACGACCCGACGCAGAACATAGACCGAACCTATGGGTGGGGAGGATTCCGCTTCGCTGAGAATAATTTCTATCTGAAATTTCTGCGCGGCACCTTACCGTATTACATCGATGCGTACGAGATGTACGTGATGATGTACGCCTATCAGGCCGAAAATAGAACCATCCGGGAACAGGTGCTGAATCTGTCGCCGGGTCAGAAGCAGCAATTGTTTACGGTGCTGGCAACCAACATGCTACCCGAAAATCGAACCTACCAGTACAAGTTTTTCTACGACAATTGTGCAACTCGTCCCCGCGATGTAATCGCCAAAGCCTGCGGTGATAGTTTGATGATGCCGTCGCGGTCTAGAATGACGGGTAAATCCTACCGTGACTGGATGAACGATTATCTGGGCGAAAAAGCCTGGGCCAAACTGGGCATGAACCTCGCCATCGGACAGCCGGCTGATGAACAGACCGATGGATGGCACGCTATGTACCTGCCCGAAAATGTGTATGATCAGATGGCACAGGCCAAATTAAAACAGGCTTCCGGTCAGGTAGTGCCGTTGGTAGCCCGCGATCAGACGCTTTTTACGGCCGCGAAGACTTTTCCGCATGAATTGCCGTTTATTCTGGACCCCAATGTCGTATTTACGCTGTTTGGGATCATTGTCGCTTTATTTACGGCTCGTCGCTACCAGGCGGGGAAAGTGGATCGCTGGCTCGATCGCTGGCTATTTGGTATTGTTGGCTTTCTGGGCTGGTTTCTCTTTCTGTTATGGGTGGGCACCGACCACGGCGTAACGGCCTGGAATCCGACGCTGTTTTACATGATGCCGCTTCATTTGCCCCTGATTTATTGGGCTACCAGTTCGAAAACTACTTCCCGGCGTCGAACCACGTATTTCAGCCTGACTGCCCTATTGATTCTATTGGGTATGATCTTCTCAAAAGTGCCGGGAGGTTTCGACGTGGTGTTTCCTTTAACCTTACTTATCCGGTGTATTGTCAATATTCAGATGGTCCGGCGTGGTTACCAGACACCGGCACGAGTAGCATAGGACGTATGATAGATGACAACTTAGTCTGTTTTCACCGAGGAGTTCCGTCAGAATGAGTAGGCCAAAATCCGAATCAACTTCTACCGGTAAACATCTTTACCTCTTGCATGAAACGGCTATTTATTGTCCTTTACTTGTTTTGTATCGCAGATCTTGTTGCCCAACCGGCCGAGCGTCTCGTCAAAGTTATCGTTACACCCAATCACGACGACTGGGTTTATAAAACCGGCGAACCAGTCAAATTTAACATCTCGGTTTACCGAAGTAACGTGCTACTGAAAGGGGCGAAACTTCGGTATGAAATTGGCCCTGAAAAGATGGAGCCAACGAAAAAGGAAACCGTTACGTTGCGCGACGGAACGCTGGCGCTGGACGGTGGTACAATGAAAACGGCGGGTTTCCTGCGCTGTATTGCAACCGTTGAACTGGATGGCAAAGAGTACCGGGGGCTAACAACGGCGGGTTTTGAACCACAGGCTATTAAGCCAACCGTTGCCAATCCGGCCGATTTTCAGGCATTCTGGGATAAGGCAAAAACCGATCTGGCTGCCATACCCATCGACGCCCGCATGACGTTGCTGCCTGACCGCTGTACCGAACTAACGAATGTCTACGAGCTGAGCCTGCAAAACATTAACAACTCCCGCTTCTACGGAATCCTGTGTGTGCCCAAGAAAGAGGGGAAATACCCGGCCATTCTACGAGTGCCCGGCGCTGGCGTTCGGCCTTACAATGGCATGATTGCTGAAGCCGAAAAAGGGTTTATTACGCTCGAAGTGGGTATTCACGGCGTTCCCGTCACAATGAATCAAATCGTGTATGATAACCTTAGCCGAGGGGCATTGAGCGGTTATCAGGCCGCTAACCTCGACGATCGCGACCGCTATTACTACAAGCGCGTTTATCTGGGCTGCGTGCGGGCCGTCGATTTTCTGGCAGGTATGCCACAGTATGACGGTCAGAATCTGGCCGTTACGGGCGGTAGCCAGGGGGGAGCCCTGTCGATTGTTACGGCTGGTCTTGATTCGCGCATAAAATGGCTGGCTGCCTATTATCCAGCATTAAGCGACGTGACGGGCTACCTGAATGGTCGTGCCGGGGGATGGCCACACTTGTTTGCGGGCAACGAACTGGCGTATAACAACAAGCCCGATCGCATTAAAACGACGGGTTATTACGACGTAGTCAATTTTGCCCGACTGGTTAAAGTGCCGGGCCGGTATTCGTGGGGATTTAATGACGAAACCTGTCCGCCAACCTCCATGTATGCCGCTTATAACGTAATTCCCGGTCCCAAAGAACTCGACACGAACTTTCTTGATACAGGACACTGGACCTATCCTGAGCAAACCGAAAAAATGACCAGCTGGCTCCTGGCCCAGTTAAAAGGAGGTAGTAAATAACAGCGCATTATTCGTTCTGTTTTACCCACTATTTCGTAGGGAGGCACAAAGAGCACAGAGAGAAATCGTTGTATTCTTTGTGCCTCCTTAGAAACTGGAATAGAAGAATGTCGAATACCTGTGCTATTAATTCAGGATTAAGTGGTATTGGCAAAATTCAGTAGTATATCTCTCTAAAAGTCGGTTTTTCCGTTAGAACGCAACCAAATCGGTCAGAATTACGTAATTTCAGTATGCAACTATTTGTTAACACGGCACTCAATAATACGTTTAAAAATACACTTAGTCAGCAACTTCCTGCCGACATAACCGTTGTGTTCCGCCATGATCTGCCACCAGCAGACCAACAAACAGCCTTTCAGGCGGCCGATTTAGTACTCGGAAACCCACCATCGGCCTGGTTTGCAGTGCCATTACCCAACCTGAAATTCTGGCAGTTGGATTCTGCCGGTTTTGATGGCTACAAAAACGTTCAACTTCAGGCAATTGTGGCCAACATGGGTGATTACTTCGCCTGGCCCTGTGCTGAAACAATGCTGGCGGGCATTCTGGCTCTTTACCGGCGTATTCCCGAATTAGTGACCTTGCAGAACCAGAGCGAATGGGTTGGTGCACCAATTCGGGCCAGAACCGGATTGCTCCGTAACAAACGCGTTGTTATTCTTGGAACGGGTACAATCGGGCAGGCTGTGCGGCAGATGATGAGCGGCTTTGACTGCGATTGCAAAATGCTGGCCCGTACCGACCCCAGGGCCGAGTTGCATTCGATTGATGAATTGAAAGCGGTCCTGCCTCAGACCGATATCGTCGTTAATTGCCTGCCCGGCACAGCAACCGGATTTGTTTCAGCAGATTTGATGGCAGCTATGAAGCCAGGCAGTATGTACGCCAACGTAGGCCGGGGTAGTACAACAGATGAATCAGCATTGATCGAAGCGTTGCAATCCGGACACCTGGGGGGCGCTGTACTCGATGTGACAGCTGTTGAACCACTGCCCGTCGACAATCCGCTCTGGACGTTACCGAACGTGCTGCTGACGCAACATACCGGCGGTGGACAACCCGACGAAGATGCGGGTAAGGTGGTTCAGTTTATCAAAAATTTTAACCGGTTCCGGGCTGGTGAACCAGTCGAGAATGGAGTAGAATTGGGCCGGGGATATTAACCGGAAATACAAAAGTCAATTTAGTATTTTTTGTCGATTTTTAGGCTTTTAAAGCCGATTTTTCAACTTTTTTTTGTATATTTAAGGAGTCGAACCGAGGATATATCGTTCGGCAAACCCCGCCTAATTATCCATTGAAATAGTACCTATTACAATTCATGATGAACGAAGAAAATCAGGAACCGATAGACGACGAACAGTCACTGCATGGAGCAGATAATTCTGCCGACGGCGCAGAGCCAATCGACGCTATAGGACCGGATGAACAACCGATTGACACCATTAACGAAGTCCTGCATGACCAAACCGTCGTTTCAGGGCTGTATGAAAATTACTTTCTCGATTACGCATCTTACGTCATCCTTGAGCGGGCAGTACCCGCCGTTGAAGACGGTCTGAAACCCGTTCAGCGCCGGATTCTGCATGCACTTAAAGAAATGGACGATGGCCGATTTAATAAAGTCGCGAACGTCATTGGCCAGACCATGCAATTTCACCCTCATGGTGATGCGTCGATTGGTGAAGCGCTTGTTAATATTGGTCAGAAAGAACTGCTGTTCGATACGCAGGGAAGCTGGGGAGACGTTCGTACGGGCGATGGCGCTGCTGCTCCACGTTACATTGAAGTTCGGCTCTCGAAGTTTGCCCAGGATGCTATTTACAATGACAAGACAACGGAGTGGCAGCTATCCTACGATGGCCGGAAGCGTGAACCGGTAACCCTGCCTGTCAAGTTTCCCTTACTGCTTGCGCAGGGTGTTGAAGGAATTGCCGTTGGACTTTCTACCAAAATTCTGCCGCACAACTTCAATGAACTGGTCGAAGCGTCGATCCAGATCCTGAAAGACAAGCCCGTTTCGCTATTTCCCGATTTTCAGACGGGGGGACTGATTGATGTCAGTAACTACAACGACGGTCATCGGGGCGGTAAGGTTCGGGTTCGGGCCAAAATAGAAGAAGTCGATAAGAAAACACTGGCTATTCGTGACGTTCCGTTTGGCGTTACCACGCCACAGCTGATCGAGTCTATCGTTAAAGCAGCTGAATTAGGGAAAATCAGAATCAAAGCCCCCAGTCGTAACGTGGCTGCCGTCGTTGACAATACGGCCAGAGATGTTGAAATTCTTGTTCACCTCCAGCCGGGCGTATCACCCGATGTGAGCATTGATGCGCTCTATGCATTCACGGACTGCGAAGTATCGATTTCGCCCAATGCCTGCGTAATTATTGGCGATAAACCTCATTTTGTCAGCGTAACGGATATTCTGCGCGTCAACACGCACCAAACGGTTCACTTGTTGCAACGCGAGCTTGAAATTCGGCGTAGTGAATTAATGGAGCGATTGCTGTACAGTTCGCTCGAAAAGATTTTCATTGAAAACCGGATTTACCGTAAAATTGAAGAGTGCGAAACGTTCGAGGCCGTACTGGTAACGATCGATAAAGCGCTCAAACCGTTTAAGAAGCAGTTCTACCG
This window harbors:
- a CDS encoding beta-L-arabinofuranosidase domain-containing protein — encoded protein: MKSTFLSLTIVLLVTVVNSYAQKATSGNNRTPLAPQKYLELPLGAIKPDGWLHHQLEVMRDGSTGHLDEYYPKIKDDNGWLGGKGDGWEETPYWLDGAVPLAYLLDDKTLKDKVQKYVNWSLEHQRPNGFFGPYTKQEVANRGKMNSCADGEDWWPRMVMLKVLQQYYSATNDKRVIPFMTRYFRYQHESLKTCPLNKWTEWAESRGGDNIMAVYWLYNQTGDKFLLDLADMLYKQTTNWTDLLGGRNWAIGAAVNQTSQRWMDRHAVNVGMGLKLPAEYYRGKKDAKYLSAVKTGFHDLMTLHGLPHGMFSGDEDLHGNEPTQGVELCAIVETMFSLEEIIGITGEPAYMDALERMTFNALPTQTTDDFHSRQYFQIANQVQVSRGVYDFSLPFDRGMNNVFGPYAGYTCCTANMHQGWTKYASHLWYRSGQENGLAALEYAPNTVKSPVGDGTMVTIREATNYPFDDQITFSISLPKTTTFPLDLRIPGWCKEATILLNGAKLRSDKGGQIISLNRAWKNGDKVTLQLPMQVITSNWAKNSRTIERGPLVYALKVESEVTEKKIKEEGTYYEFQPKGSWNYGLPKALVDDPVKNTTVVMKPVAANFVWNETNAPIEIKTTGRQIPNWKIVEGVARQPVTPRDGVYKGEVNDKTETITLIPYGCTKLRVVAFPVVP
- a CDS encoding cellulase family glycosylhydrolase; translated protein: MKSTRFYLIRRLLNLLFISLSFYYSATAQRWSAQQANDWYKTQPFLVGANFIPSTAINQLEMWQAESFDPATIDRELGYAESIGMNIMRVFLHNLVWEQDAEGYKKRIDQFLQIADKHHIKIMFVLFDSCWNDDPKSGKQQEPVTGKHNSGWARSPGTKRLFDSRTWGGLEQYTKGVLTAFGNDKRVIVWDLFNEPSNNGYNDAVLPLLTKTFVWAQSVRPSQPITAGWWNDHPLSNDLMFSQSDIITFHNYSEAPKLEAQILDLQKLGRPLICTEYMARTRNSLFETCLPVFKKYKVGAINWGLVKGKTNTIYAWDAPMPSGEEPKVWFHDIFRPDGSVFDPKETTLIKQLATGK
- the rsmI gene encoding 16S rRNA (cytidine(1402)-2'-O)-methyltransferase, giving the protein MKLYLVPTPIGNLDDITLRAIKVLQSVDAVLAEDTRTSGVLLRHLNISKPLHSYHIFNEHQTVQRLVNQLKEGKTLALVSDAGTPGISDPGFLLVRECIKNDITVECLPGPTAFVPALVNSGLPNDRFTFEGFLPHKKGRQTRLSELAEEERTMVFYESPHRLIKTLQQFSEVLGPDRPASVSRELTKVFEENQRGSLSELIAYFAQKTIKGELVICVQGKEPAKGKAKRQYENDVDDNEDDE
- a CDS encoding lipoprotein N-acyltransferase Lnb domain-containing protein, translating into MKMTLMTTKTMNSNRIVKQIIGSFLLVLQLILSSHQEAVAQPFSPSAQVSLLTFGSGEELYSVFGHTAIRIYDPTQNIDRTYGWGGFRFAENNFYLKFLRGTLPYYIDAYEMYVMMYAYQAENRTIREQVLNLSPGQKQQLFTVLATNMLPENRTYQYKFFYDNCATRPRDVIAKACGDSLMMPSRSRMTGKSYRDWMNDYLGEKAWAKLGMNLAIGQPADEQTDGWHAMYLPENVYDQMAQAKLKQASGQVVPLVARDQTLFTAAKTFPHELPFILDPNVVFTLFGIIVALFTARRYQAGKVDRWLDRWLFGIVGFLGWFLFLLWVGTDHGVTAWNPTLFYMMPLHLPLIYWATSSKTTSRRRTTYFSLTALLILLGMIFSKVPGGFDVVFPLTLLIRCIVNIQMVRRGYQTPARVA
- a CDS encoding acetylxylan esterase gives rise to the protein MKRLFIVLYLFCIADLVAQPAERLVKVIVTPNHDDWVYKTGEPVKFNISVYRSNVLLKGAKLRYEIGPEKMEPTKKETVTLRDGTLALDGGTMKTAGFLRCIATVELDGKEYRGLTTAGFEPQAIKPTVANPADFQAFWDKAKTDLAAIPIDARMTLLPDRCTELTNVYELSLQNINNSRFYGILCVPKKEGKYPAILRVPGAGVRPYNGMIAEAEKGFITLEVGIHGVPVTMNQIVYDNLSRGALSGYQAANLDDRDRYYYKRVYLGCVRAVDFLAGMPQYDGQNLAVTGGSQGGALSIVTAGLDSRIKWLAAYYPALSDVTGYLNGRAGGWPHLFAGNELAYNNKPDRIKTTGYYDVVNFARLVKVPGRYSWGFNDETCPPTSMYAAYNVIPGPKELDTNFLDTGHWTYPEQTEKMTSWLLAQLKGGSK
- a CDS encoding D-2-hydroxyacid dehydrogenase, whose product is MQLFVNTALNNTFKNTLSQQLPADITVVFRHDLPPADQQTAFQAADLVLGNPPSAWFAVPLPNLKFWQLDSAGFDGYKNVQLQAIVANMGDYFAWPCAETMLAGILALYRRIPELVTLQNQSEWVGAPIRARTGLLRNKRVVILGTGTIGQAVRQMMSGFDCDCKMLARTDPRAELHSIDELKAVLPQTDIVVNCLPGTATGFVSADLMAAMKPGSMYANVGRGSTTDESALIEALQSGHLGGAVLDVTAVEPLPVDNPLWTLPNVLLTQHTGGGQPDEDAGKVVQFIKNFNRFRAGEPVENGVELGRGY